TGAGCACAAGCACAACCGCACACCCGATGATCCACCGATGGCGGCGTATATGTATGGGGCTTGTTGCGCGCGACAACATGATGAGACTCAGTGCTACCAGCGACACCGAGAACGCCCATACGAAGTAGCCGGGACGAACTATCGGAAAAGTCACAGTGGCCGGCGAGAACCACAACGCTGGCATACAGATCAAGAGAACGATCCAAACTGCTCTCGCGCGGCCTCTGAGAATCCGCCGAAGGGCAAGAGGGGACAACAGAACGGCAAGAAGCGCAACACCATGGAATGGGAACGCCCACGCGAAGATCAGTGCCAACAATCCCGCCTGCCAGCCAATGCAAGAAGATGTACAGGGCAGAACCGCAGAAAGCAAGAAGAGCGACAGGCCGATCCCGTAGGTTGTCAACAGTAATCGTTTAGCGTGTAATCGTTTAGCGTTCATCCTCTTGGATTCCCGAACAGCCAGCGCCAGTGTTCGGCGAGAGTGAAACACATTCGATTAGCCATTGCAACAGCAATTCTCATTTTGGGTTCATCCTGCCGGTCGAAATCGAAATCGCTATCGCTATCGGTATCGGGGTCGGGGTCGAAATCTCTTGTTTTTCATCGATCCCGATCCCGATTTCGACGACCATAATTGGATTTGCTGCCATTGCAAGGACAGAACAAGTGAGAGTCTCATTCCTGTTGCCCATCCGGCCGCAGGCCGGTGGCCCGACCGAACCCCGAACATCCAATAAAAAAACGGCGCCTGCCGTTACAGGCAGGCGCCGCGTTTTTTATCTGTTTCAATCCCGACCGTTTACACGAGTCCCTGTTCGATCATCGAGTCGGCGACCTTGACGAAGCCGGCGATGTTGGCGCCCATGACGTAGTTGTCGGGCTGGCCGTATTCGGTCGCCGCGGCCCGCGAATTGTCGTGGACCGACTTCATGATTCCCTTGAGCTTCGCGTCAACCTCGCTGCGCGACCACGCGAGGCGCATCGAGTTCTGCGACATTTCCAGCCCGGAGGTGGCGACGCCACCGGCGTTGGCAGCCTTGCCCGGCCCGAAGAGGAAGCCCTTCTTGAGGAAGACTTCGACCGCTTCCGGGGTGGACGGCATGTTGGCGCCTTCGGCGACCAGCGTGCATCCGTTGGCCGCGAGCGCCTTGGCGTCCTCGCCGGTCAGCTCGTTCTGCGTCGCGGAGGGGAACGCGCAATCGCACGGCACGCTCCACGGCCGCTGACCGTCGAGATATTTCGCGCCCTTGACCTGCTTCACGTATTCGGAGATGCGCCCGCGCTTGGCATTCTTCAACTCCATCACCCACGCCAGCTTTTCGGCGGTGATGCCCTCGGCGTCCACGATCGTGCCGTTGGAGTCCGAGAGCGTCACAACCTTGGCGCCCAGCTCGTTCAGCTTCTCAACGGTGTACTGCGCGACGTTGCCGGACCCGGAGACGGTGCAGACCTTGCCTTTGAAATCCTGCTTGCGCGTGGCGAGCATGTTCTGGGCGAAATAGACGCAGCCATAGCCGGTGGCCTCGGGGCGGATCAGCGAGCCGCCCCACTTCAGCCCCTTGCCGGTCAGCACGCCGGTGAACTCATTGGCGAGCCGCTTGTACTGGCCGAACATGTAGCCGACTTCGCGGCCGCCCACTCCGATGTCGCCAGCAGGCACATCGGTGTTGGGACCGATGTGGCGGAACAGCTCGGTCATGAACGACTGGCAGAAGCGCATCACCTCGGCATCGCTCTTGCCCTTGGGATCGAAGTCCGAACCGCCCTTGCCGCCGCCCATGGGCAGCGTGGTCAGCGAATTCTTGAACACCTGTTCGAAGCCGAGGAATTTAATGATCGAGAGGTTCACCGACGGATGGAAACGAAGTCCGCCCTTGTACGGGCCAAGCGCCGAGTTGAACTGAACACGGTAGCCGCGGTTGAGGCGCATCTTCCCCTGGTCGTCAAACCACGGGACGCGAAACAGAATCGCCCGCTCCGGTTCCACGATCCGCTCCAGAATGCCGTTCTGCTCATATTTGGGATTGCTCTCCATCACGGCCGAAATCGTTTCGAAGACCTCGACGACCGCCTGACAGAATTCCTTCTGATCCTGATTTCGCTTGAGGACGCCCTCAAGCACGCACTTGGTGTAACTATTCATTCGCTATGCTCCCTGATTGTGGTTTGGCCCTTCGATTGCGAAAAGCCGAAACGAGTGACACTGGATACGGCAATACGGCGTGATAATAGCAGGGCTTTATCGCCGAAAAAAGGGGTCTTTTGGCCTCTAAGTACGATTTTAATGGCCGAATTGCCGTATTCTGTGATACCGTGGCGGTCGAACCTTGGGCCCATAGTGTGTGGAGGCGGCCATGTCGGGAAAAGTCGAGCGGACGCAGATGGCGATTCTGAAGGTGTTGGCTGACTTGCGTGATTCGGTGGGCGCGTCGCGGATTGTGGAACTCCTTCTGGGGGCGGGTCTGGATGTGAGTCCGCGCACGGTTCGCTTTCATCTGCTGGAACTGGACCGGCGGGGATTGACGGCGTTGATGAGCAGGCGGAGCGGGCGTGTCATCACGCAGGCGGGGCGGGATGAGCTGGCCCAATCGGATGTCCTGCTGAAGGTGGGTCTGGTTTCGGCCAAGGTGGACACGATGACCTACACGATGTCGTTTGACGTCGGCACGGGTGAAGGAACGGTGATCACCAACACCGCGCTGCTGCATCGAGACTGTCTGCCGGAGGCGCTCGCCGAGATGCGCCAGGTTTTCCGGGCGCAGTTGGGCGTGGGCACCCGGGCGATTATCGTTCCGGCTGGCGATCGGGTCGGCGGAGGGGTGGTTCCCGAGGGTTTTGCGGGGGTTGGCACGGTCTGCAGCATCACGTTTAGCGGCATTTTTCTCAGGCGCTGCATCCCGCTGGTCTCCCGCTTCGGCGGGCTGCTGGAGATCCGTGACCGCAAGCCGGTACGTTTTGTCGATTTGATCGAGTACCGGGGGACCACGCTCGATCCGCTCGAGGTGTTCATCCAGGCCGGAATGACGCGTGTTCGCGATGCCGCCCGGAGCGGCAATGGGCTGGTTTGCGCCGGATTCCGCGAGATCCCGGCCGTGGCGATCCCGGATGTCGAGCGGCTTCGCATCGAATTGCGCCGCAAGGGGCTCAACGGGCTACTGGCCATGGGGCGCCCGAACCAGCCGTTGTTCGGAATCCCGGTTTCCGACGGCCATGCCGGGCTGGTGGTTCTGGGCGGATTGAACCCGGTTGCGGCCATACGCGAAGCGGGGTATTCCGTCCGCCTACGCTCCCTCGCCGGGATTGAGGAATACACGCGGTTCCGGCCGATCGAATGACCCCCGAGGCGCCTGCACACCCGCTCCCATAAATACATTGCCCAAAGACGGGTCAATCGGGTAAACTGAACGCCGAATCAACACGGGTGAGGGAGTGTCATGAAACAGGATATGCGCGCCAAACGGACGATCTTGCTGGTTGACGATGACATGAGCCTTTTGCAGACGCTGGATGATTTCCTCAGCTACGAAGGCTACCAGGTTGAAACCGCTGAAAGTGGCGAACGGGCGCTGGCGAAACTGCGCCGGATCAACCCCGATATCATCATCCTCGACATGAGCATGCCGGGCATGGGGGGTGTCGGCTTTTTGGACCGCATCACCCAGCCTGACGGCAGCACCCGGTTCCCGGTTCTGGTGTTGACGGCTCGGGCGGCGATGGCCGAGTATTTCGCCTCGCGCCAGATAGACGGCTTTCTGTCCAAGCCCTGTAACCCGGAGGATCTGCTGAACGAGGTCAGCCGCATCATTTTCCTCCGCAGCGGCGATTCCGCCCCGGGGGGGAATGCCGCGCTCGATCCGGTTGCGGCATCCCACGCTCGGCGCGCGGTTTTAGCCGAGGGCGACGCCGCGCTCGCCGCATCCTTGAGCGTTGATCTGCAGCGCGTGGGATTTCAGGTGGAGGCGGTCAGGACGGGTCCGGCCGCGCTGGAACTGGCGATCGTGAGCAAGCCCGACGTGGTGATTCTGCGGATGGAATTGGACGGGATGAATGCCAGCGAAATCGTGAGCACCCTGCGCCGGATACCGAATCTGCGTTGCCTGCCGATCGTGGTTTACGGCATCGCCGCGCCCGACGCGCTGATCGAGCACGTGGCGATGCTCGACTTGTCGGAAATAGCCGCGATCAAGGATGTTTCGGCCGATAAGATCATCAATGCCGCGCTGGCTGTCACCGTGAAGCGGTAGTGGGGTTGCCTCAGGAGACCGGGAATGCGTTGTCCAAAATGCGGCCACATGGATGACAAGGTGCTCGACAGCCGGTCGACTCGGGAGGGGGCGTCCGTGAGGCGTCGCCGGGAATGCCTCGCCTGCAGCCAGCGCTTCACGACTTACGAGGAGATCGTGCGCGACGAACTGCGCGTGGTCAAGCGCGACGGCCGACGCGAGGATCTGAGCCGGGCCAAACTGACAGCTGGCGTGTTGCGAGCGTGCGAGAAGCGCCCGATCACGCAGGCCCAGATTGAGGCGCTGGTTGATTCGGTGTTGGATGAGGTCTCCAAGACCTGCGATGTCGAGGTCTCGACCAACGCGATCGGCGAGAAGGTGATGATCCGGCTGAAGAATCTCGACGAAGTGGCCTATGTGCGGTTCGCCTCGGTCTATCGGCGTTTTGCCGATGTGAACCAGTTCTTAAACGCAATCCAGGACATGGTGGGCAAGACCTAGAACAAGGGAGCGTGATATGGTTGATGACGCGCGGATTCGGGACGAGCTTGACAATGTGCTGGCAGACGTCGATTTTCCGAAATTGGGCACCCGCATCAGCGGCAAGGTGCGCGACAGTTTCGTCGTCGGCAACAAACGGATATTGATCACCACCGATCGCATCTCGGCGTTTGACCGGATCCTCGGCACTATTCCGTTCAAGGGGCAGGTGCTGAACCAGCTCGCAGCGTTCTGGTTCGAGAAGACCCGCAAAACCGTCCCCAACCACATGCTGGACGTCCCCGATCCCAACATCATGGTTGTGGCCGAATGCGGCCAACTTCCGCTCGAATTCATCGTCCGAGGCTACATCACCGGCGTCACCAAGACCTCGGCTTGGATGAATTACGCAGCCGGCGCGCGGGTCATTTGCGGCAACGCCCTTCCCGACGGATTGAAGAAGGACCAGAAACTGGATCGGCCCATCCTGACGCCGACCACCAAGCACGAGGAGCACGACCGCAACATTTCGCGTGCCGAGGCAATCGCCGAGGGGTTGATCGACGGAACGGCGTTTGACGCGGCCGCCGCCCTCTGCATGAAGCTGTTCGACGCCGGCGTGCGCCATGCCGCGCGCCAGGGGCTGATCCTTGTGGACACCAAGTATGAGATCGGCACGCGCGACGGCCAGATGGTCGTCAGCGACGAGATCCACACCCCCGATTCATCCCGTTACTGGTTTACCGACACCTATCAAAGCCTGTTCGACGCTGGCGCGGATCAGCGAAAGCTGGACAAGGAGTATGTGCGCGAATGGCTCGCCGCACGGGGCTTCCGGGGCGACGGCCCGGCGCCCGAACTCACGGAAGAGGTTCGGATTGAGGCGGCCAAGCGCTATATCGAAGCCTACGAGCGGGTCACCGGCCTCCCGTTCAAGCCGATTGACGGCCCGATCCGTGACCGCGTGCGCCGGGCGTTGGAGCGGATTCTGTGAGCCTGTCAGGAGAAAGCATGTCGTCACCCGAACAACCGGTCTCCGAGCCGGCCAACATCTATCGCGAACAGCGCCTGGCCAACATGCGCCAATTAGAGGCGCTCGGGCAAAAACCCTTCGGCCACGCCTGGCCGCGCAGCGGCCGTCTGGCCGAGATCCGAGCGGCGTTCGAGGAGGGCAAGACCGTGAGCGTCGCCGGACGCCTGATGACGATCCGGGGCATGGGCAAGGCCGTGTTTGCCGACCTCTACGACGGCTCGGGGCGCTTCCAGCTTTTTATCAAGATGAACGCGCTGGGCGAGGACGCCTTTCAGGCCTTCAAGCTGCTGGATCTCGGCGACCAGATCGGCGTTGAGGGGCGGCTCTTCGTGACGCGGATGGGCGAACAGACGATCGAGGTGCACCGCTGGGCGCTGCTCTCCAAGGCGCTGTTGAACCTGCCGGAGAAGTGGCACGGCCTGCAGGACACCGAGGAGCGCTACCGCAAACGCTACCTCGACCTGATCGCCAACCCCGAATCCCGGGACCGATTCAATAAACGGATCGCGATCATCCGCGAGATCCGCAGCTTTCTCGACGCTCGCGGCTTTCAGGAGGTCGAAACGCCGATGATGCAGCCGCAGGCCGGCGGCGCCGCCGCGCGGCCGTTCATCACCCGCCACAATGCGCTGGCCTGCGACATGGTCATGCGCATCGCGCCGGAGCTTTACCTCAAGCGCCTCCTCGTCGGCGGATTTGACAAGGTCTACGAGCTGGGAAAGAACTTCCGTAACGAGGGGCTGGATCGCACCCACAACCCGGAATTCACTGTGCTGGAGGTCTATGAGGCCTATGGCGACCGGCTGACCATGAAGGCGCTGATCGAGGGCCTGATCCCAGCCCTCGCCGACACGGTGCTGGGCGCACGAGCCGTCACGCTGAAGACAGCGGAGGGCGGCGACGAGACGATCAACCTCGCGCCCCCCTACCGCGAAGTCGCCTATGCCGATCTGATCCGGGAGCGGATGGGCGCCGATTGGTTTGAAACCCCGCTTGAGGAAGCACGGCAGCGGGCGGTTGCCGCCGGTCTGGACCTCGCGCCGGGAATGAGCCACCTGCTCATCACCCACGAGATCTACGACAAGCTGATTGAGCGGACGCTGCGGCAACCGACCTTCGTTACGCGGCTCCCCAAGCAGTTCGTGCCGCTGGCCAAGGCCTGCGCGGACGATCCGGTCTGGGTGGATGTGTTTGAATTTGTCGTGGCGGGCAAGGAGCTATGCCCGGGCTACTCAGAAAACAACGACCCGATCGAGCAGCGGCAGCGCTTTGCCGAGCAGGTCGGCGAGAATCCGGAACGGATTGACGAGGATTTTCTGACGGCTCTCGAACACGGCATGCCGCCCGCCGGCGGCATGGGGATCGGCATCGACCGTCTGGTGATGCTGCTCACCGCAACCGATGTGATCCGCGACGTGATCCTCTTCCCGCAGCTCAAGCAGCGCTGACGGGGAATCAACCAGGCGGGGGGTGGCCATGGCATCGGCTGAGAAAAAGAACGGAACGCATCCGGTGATTGACGAAACGGTCTGCAAAGGGTGCGGCCGTTGCGTGGCGGCGTGTCCGAAGCAGGTGCTGCGCCTGCGCGAGCGGCTGAGTTGCCGCGGCATCAAGCCCGCCGAGTACGCGGGCGCGGGGTGCGTCGGCTGCAACATCTGCTTCTACAACTGTCCCGAACCGTACGCGATCGAAGTCCACACGGAGGAGTGAACGATGGTGAAATTTGTCAAAGGCAACGAGGCCGTGGTGATCGGCGCGCTCTATGCCGGCTGCGACTATTACTTTGGCTATCCCATCACGCCCGCGAGCGAAGTCGCCCATGCCGCCTCGGCCTGGTTCCCGGCCGTCGGGCGGGGCTTTCTGCAGGCGGAGTGCGAGACGGCCTCGATTAACATGGTCTACGGTGCCTCGGCG
This region of Lentisphaerota bacterium genomic DNA includes:
- a CDS encoding 4Fe-4S dicluster domain-containing protein, with product MASAEKKNGTHPVIDETVCKGCGRCVAACPKQVLRLRERLSCRGIKPAEYAGAGCVGCNICFYNCPEPYAIEVHTEE
- a CDS encoding phosphoribosylaminoimidazolesuccinocarboxamide synthase encodes the protein MVDDARIRDELDNVLADVDFPKLGTRISGKVRDSFVVGNKRILITTDRISAFDRILGTIPFKGQVLNQLAAFWFEKTRKTVPNHMLDVPDPNIMVVAECGQLPLEFIVRGYITGVTKTSAWMNYAAGARVICGNALPDGLKKDQKLDRPILTPTTKHEEHDRNISRAEAIAEGLIDGTAFDAAAALCMKLFDAGVRHAARQGLILVDTKYEIGTRDGQMVVSDEIHTPDSSRYWFTDTYQSLFDAGADQRKLDKEYVREWLAARGFRGDGPAPELTEEVRIEAAKRYIEAYERVTGLPFKPIDGPIRDRVRRALERIL
- a CDS encoding NADP-specific glutamate dehydrogenase, with the translated sequence MNSYTKCVLEGVLKRNQDQKEFCQAVVEVFETISAVMESNPKYEQNGILERIVEPERAILFRVPWFDDQGKMRLNRGYRVQFNSALGPYKGGLRFHPSVNLSIIKFLGFEQVFKNSLTTLPMGGGKGGSDFDPKGKSDAEVMRFCQSFMTELFRHIGPNTDVPAGDIGVGGREVGYMFGQYKRLANEFTGVLTGKGLKWGGSLIRPEATGYGCVYFAQNMLATRKQDFKGKVCTVSGSGNVAQYTVEKLNELGAKVVTLSDSNGTIVDAEGITAEKLAWVMELKNAKRGRISEYVKQVKGAKYLDGQRPWSVPCDCAFPSATQNELTGEDAKALAANGCTLVAEGANMPSTPEAVEVFLKKGFLFGPGKAANAGGVATSGLEMSQNSMRLAWSRSEVDAKLKGIMKSVHDNSRAAATEYGQPDNYVMGANIAGFVKVADSMIEQGLV
- the lysS gene encoding lysine--tRNA ligase, with the protein product MSSPEQPVSEPANIYREQRLANMRQLEALGQKPFGHAWPRSGRLAEIRAAFEEGKTVSVAGRLMTIRGMGKAVFADLYDGSGRFQLFIKMNALGEDAFQAFKLLDLGDQIGVEGRLFVTRMGEQTIEVHRWALLSKALLNLPEKWHGLQDTEERYRKRYLDLIANPESRDRFNKRIAIIREIRSFLDARGFQEVETPMMQPQAGGAAARPFITRHNALACDMVMRIAPELYLKRLLVGGFDKVYELGKNFRNEGLDRTHNPEFTVLEVYEAYGDRLTMKALIEGLIPALADTVLGARAVTLKTAEGGDETINLAPPYREVAYADLIRERMGADWFETPLEEARQRAVAAGLDLAPGMSHLLITHEIYDKLIERTLRQPTFVTRLPKQFVPLAKACADDPVWVDVFEFVVAGKELCPGYSENNDPIEQRQRFAEQVGENPERIDEDFLTALEHGMPPAGGMGIGIDRLVMLLTATDVIRDVILFPQLKQR
- the nrdR gene encoding transcriptional repressor NrdR, which translates into the protein MRCPKCGHMDDKVLDSRSTREGASVRRRRECLACSQRFTTYEEIVRDELRVVKRDGRREDLSRAKLTAGVLRACEKRPITQAQIEALVDSVLDEVSKTCDVEVSTNAIGEKVMIRLKNLDEVAYVRFASVYRRFADVNQFLNAIQDMVGKT
- a CDS encoding DUF128 domain-containing protein; protein product: MSGKVERTQMAILKVLADLRDSVGASRIVELLLGAGLDVSPRTVRFHLLELDRRGLTALMSRRSGRVITQAGRDELAQSDVLLKVGLVSAKVDTMTYTMSFDVGTGEGTVITNTALLHRDCLPEALAEMRQVFRAQLGVGTRAIIVPAGDRVGGGVVPEGFAGVGTVCSITFSGIFLRRCIPLVSRFGGLLEIRDRKPVRFVDLIEYRGTTLDPLEVFIQAGMTRVRDAARSGNGLVCAGFREIPAVAIPDVERLRIELRRKGLNGLLAMGRPNQPLFGIPVSDGHAGLVVLGGLNPVAAIREAGYSVRLRSLAGIEEYTRFRPIE
- a CDS encoding response regulator gives rise to the protein MKQDMRAKRTILLVDDDMSLLQTLDDFLSYEGYQVETAESGERALAKLRRINPDIIILDMSMPGMGGVGFLDRITQPDGSTRFPVLVLTARAAMAEYFASRQIDGFLSKPCNPEDLLNEVSRIIFLRSGDSAPGGNAALDPVAASHARRAVLAEGDAALAASLSVDLQRVGFQVEAVRTGPAALELAIVSKPDVVILRMELDGMNASEIVSTLRRIPNLRCLPIVVYGIAAPDALIEHVAMLDLSEIAAIKDVSADKIINAALAVTVKR